The following proteins are encoded in a genomic region of Streptococcus sp. 29892:
- a CDS encoding type III restriction-modification system endonuclease, with amino-acid sequence MKLQFKQQQFQLDAVASVVDVFTGQGKHSGFDYHMDKGQGTGAELDMNFIGFRNAPIQLSQDTISHQVRNQQLRYGLKPSENLSIQKVDGHPSYNLTIEMETGTGKTYTYIRTLMELNKQYGWLKFIIVVPSIAIREGVLKSFEIMADHFQMEYGKKPRYFVYDSSRLGELDKFANSSDIQVMIINSQAFNATGADARRIHTEQESFRWRKPIDVIAATNPILIIDEPQSVEGKKTKERLEDFKPLFTLRYSATHKDKHDMIYRLDALDAYNKKLVKKIAVKTVEQTSTTGTQGYLYLQELVPQKTGAPKARIEFEMRTKAGDVKRVTKLVEEPFALYEESGNLPAYQDGWTLSHFDAREGENSIQIGANRKLHVGEVIGETNEDDIRRIQIRETIASHLQKEEGLYKRGIKVLSLFFIDEVAKYKCYDEQNDAYNGTYAQMFEEEYEAQVKALLADPNLHGSNFWHYLNNHQKGNPVHAGYFSVDKVKKSDKVKFVDYKSATEKRNNQSNDKDAFDLIMKDKERLLSFDEPVRFIFSHSALKEGWDNPNVFQICTLKNTGTETEKRQKIGRGMRLAVDQKGVRQDEELLGADVHNINKLTVIANESYEDFAKNLQRELKEILADRPSKVEVDLFVNKVLENEAGQKLTVTKEVAKEIEYQLIKQDYIDSKGNLTTTYFEQKATNQFTLSENLAGYEVAVKDILESIYDANRYQIERENDSEVVFAREINPDNYNRQEFKRLWESIHHKSTYYVEFDDEELIEKSVNVINEALFVKKPSYMITEAEAREMKAEQGLDFKVNKDGKRQAELDKSSIQLRYDLLGEIASRTELKRKTVANILKQISPSKFDMFAYNPEAFIQRTSRLINEQKASQVIEHIRYNILEETFDTSVFTDNPESGKLSDKRILESQKGVYNYVKVDSDTERKFKEELDQFEEVMVYTKLPSEFKISTPLGAYNPDWAIAFRDGSVKHVYFVAETKGSMSSLQLKGAELAKIECAKAHFKALKEKGLIADDHMYDVVDSYEKLLEIVRG; translated from the coding sequence ATGAAACTTCAATTTAAGCAGCAGCAATTTCAGTTAGATGCGGTGGCCTCTGTTGTGGATGTTTTTACTGGTCAGGGCAAACATAGCGGTTTTGACTACCACATGGATAAAGGACAAGGGACAGGTGCGGAACTGGATATGAATTTTATCGGTTTCCGCAATGCTCCCATCCAGCTTTCACAGGACACTATCAGCCATCAGGTGCGAAATCAGCAGCTCCGCTATGGACTTAAACCATCTGAAAACCTATCCATCCAAAAAGTGGATGGTCATCCGTCTTACAATTTGACCATTGAGATGGAGACAGGGACAGGGAAGACCTACACCTATATCCGCACCCTGATGGAGCTCAACAAGCAGTATGGCTGGCTCAAGTTTATCATTGTGGTGCCGAGTATCGCCATTCGGGAGGGGGTGCTCAAGTCCTTTGAAATCATGGCAGACCATTTCCAGATGGAGTATGGCAAGAAGCCACGCTACTTTGTCTATGACTCTAGCCGTTTGGGAGAGCTGGACAAGTTCGCCAATTCCTCGGATATTCAGGTCATGATTATCAACTCCCAGGCCTTTAATGCCACTGGAGCAGATGCCCGTCGCATTCACACCGAGCAGGAAAGTTTCCGCTGGAGAAAGCCCATCGATGTCATCGCGGCGACCAATCCGATTTTGATTATCGATGAGCCTCAGTCGGTTGAGGGGAAAAAGACTAAAGAACGCTTGGAGGACTTCAAGCCCCTATTTACCCTCCGCTACTCAGCAACTCATAAGGACAAGCACGATATGATTTATCGTCTGGATGCCTTGGACGCCTATAATAAAAAGTTGGTTAAAAAGATTGCCGTTAAGACCGTGGAGCAGACTTCTACCACAGGTACACAAGGCTACCTTTATCTACAAGAACTGGTTCCGCAAAAAACAGGAGCTCCAAAGGCTCGGATTGAGTTTGAGATGCGAACCAAGGCAGGCGATGTCAAGCGTGTAACCAAATTGGTGGAAGAGCCTTTTGCTCTCTATGAAGAGTCTGGTAATCTCCCAGCCTATCAAGATGGTTGGACCTTGAGTCATTTTGATGCGCGTGAGGGTGAAAATTCCATTCAAATCGGTGCCAATCGCAAACTCCATGTGGGCGAAGTGATTGGGGAAACCAACGAAGATGACATCCGTCGTATCCAGATTCGGGAAACCATTGCCAGTCACCTGCAAAAAGAAGAAGGCCTTTACAAACGAGGTATCAAGGTGCTATCCCTTTTCTTCATTGATGAGGTAGCTAAGTACAAGTGCTACGACGAGCAAAATGATGCCTACAATGGCACCTATGCCCAGATGTTTGAAGAGGAATATGAAGCCCAGGTCAAGGCCTTGTTGGCAGATCCCAACCTCCATGGCAGCAATTTTTGGCATTATCTAAATAATCATCAGAAAGGCAATCCCGTTCACGCAGGTTATTTCTCCGTTGATAAGGTGAAAAAATCGGACAAGGTCAAGTTTGTGGATTACAAATCGGCAACTGAGAAGAGAAACAACCAGTCCAACGACAAAGATGCCTTTGATTTGATTATGAAGGACAAGGAGCGTCTGCTGTCCTTTGATGAGCCAGTACGCTTTATCTTCTCCCACTCAGCCCTCAAAGAAGGCTGGGACAATCCTAATGTCTTCCAGATTTGTACTCTGAAAAATACGGGTACGGAGACAGAAAAACGGCAAAAGATTGGTCGTGGGATGCGTCTTGCTGTTGACCAAAAAGGTGTCCGTCAGGATGAGGAACTCTTAGGAGCTGATGTTCATAATATTAACAAATTGACCGTCATTGCCAATGAAAGCTACGAGGATTTTGCTAAGAACTTGCAAAGAGAACTCAAGGAAATCTTGGCTGATCGTCCAAGCAAGGTGGAAGTGGACCTCTTTGTCAATAAGGTCTTGGAAAATGAAGCCGGTCAAAAACTGACAGTCACCAAGGAAGTGGCTAAAGAGATTGAATACCAGTTGATTAAACAAGATTATATTGACAGCAAGGGAAATCTGACCACCACTTACTTTGAACAAAAGGCTACCAATCAGTTTACATTATCTGAAAATCTGGCTGGCTATGAAGTGGCGGTAAAAGACATTTTGGAATCTATTTACGATGCCAATCGTTACCAGATTGAGCGTGAAAATGATTCGGAAGTTGTCTTTGCTAGAGAAATCAATCCTGACAACTACAACCGTCAAGAGTTTAAACGTCTGTGGGAAAGCATTCATCACAAGTCTACCTACTATGTCGAGTTTGACGATGAGGAGTTGATTGAAAAATCGGTCAATGTTATCAATGAGGCTCTCTTTGTCAAAAAGCCAAGCTATATGATTACAGAAGCTGAGGCAAGGGAAATGAAGGCTGAACAAGGTTTGGATTTCAAGGTCAATAAAGACGGCAAGCGTCAGGCTGAATTGGACAAGTCTTCTATTCAACTCCGCTATGATTTGTTGGGTGAAATCGCCAGTCGCACGGAGTTGAAACGAAAAACAGTTGCAAATATCCTGAAACAGATCTCACCAAGCAAGTTTGACATGTTCGCCTATAACCCTGAGGCATTTATCCAACGAACAAGCCGCCTGATCAATGAGCAAAAGGCCAGTCAGGTGATTGAGCACATTCGTTACAATATCTTGGAAGAAACCTTTGACACTTCTGTTTTTACGGATAATCCAGAAAGCGGAAAATTGTCGGACAAACGGATACTGGAATCGCAAAAAGGCGTGTATAATTATGTAAAGGTCGATTCGGATACGGAGCGGAAGTTCAAAGAAGAGCTGGATCAATTTGAAGAGGTTATGGTCTATACTAAGTTGCCAAGCGAATTTAAGATTTCCACCCCTTTGGGTGCTTATAACCCTGACTGGGCAATTGCCTTTCGAGATGGTTCGGTTAAGCATGTCTACTTTGTAGCCGAAACCAAGGGTTCCATGTCTAGTTTGCAACTGAAAGGAGCAGAGCTTGCAAAAATTGAGTGTGCCAAGGCCCACTTCAAAGCCTTGAAGGAAAAAGGTTTGATTGCGGACGACCACATGTACGATGTGGTGGATTCCTATGAAAAATTATTAGAAATCGTGAGGGGATAG
- a CDS encoding site-specific DNA-methyltransferase, whose amino-acid sequence MVEGRESYEFTWVGKRGAIAEAGKPTSQTLRPDLEESVDFDKSENVFITGDNLEVLKVLQESYLGKIDMIYIDPPYNTGKDFVYSDKFQMSEEELADEMDLRDEDGLQRVGLTKNEKSSARYHSDWLNMMYPRLVLARNLLKDSGVIFISIDDNEQANLKAICDEIFGEENFVGEFIRKVMEGGKSDSKGIAIEHENCLVYLKNSSTELNKKPVQRQEHYNKKDEYFEERGYYYLKPLENGGLGYIESLDYAIEGPDLVSIFPGGQEGNNGYRWVWGRDKFLKALSLGMIEFTRSQKDKSKYKVYYKIYEKIDTDGNYSEKRLPFGTLYLDGYTNRQAVLEVKKLFDDQRVFDYPKPTSFVKETIKLGLKSEGIILDFFAGSATTADAVMQLNAEDGGNRKYILCTLDEQVADKSAAKEAGYETIDQISRERIRRAAKKIQEEHPETVGKQDFGFRAYKLDTSNFKDVSQTPDSFSQESLFDSVSNIKDGRTDLDLLFQIMLTWGMELSLPIAKTQIDGIDIYNVAGGALIACFADEISESVLRQIAKEEPLRAVFKDESFANSAAKINLGQIFKEEAPNTKVKVV is encoded by the coding sequence ATTGTTGAGGGGCGGGAGTCCTATGAGTTTACCTGGGTCGGCAAACGCGGAGCGATTGCGGAGGCAGGTAAACCGACCAGCCAGACCCTCCGCCCAGATCTTGAGGAAAGTGTTGACTTTGACAAGTCTGAAAATGTCTTTATAACAGGGGACAACTTGGAAGTCCTCAAGGTCTTACAGGAGTCTTATCTGGGCAAGATTGACATGATTTACATCGATCCGCCATACAATACAGGCAAGGATTTTGTCTACTCAGATAAATTTCAGATGAGTGAGGAAGAGCTGGCAGATGAGATGGACCTGCGAGATGAGGACGGTTTGCAACGAGTGGGCTTGACCAAGAATGAAAAATCCTCCGCCCGCTATCACTCCGACTGGCTCAATATGATGTACCCGCGCCTGGTCCTTGCTCGCAACCTTCTCAAAGATAGTGGCGTTATCTTTATCTCCATCGATGACAATGAACAAGCCAACCTCAAAGCTATCTGTGATGAGATATTTGGGGAGGAGAATTTTGTTGGGGAATTTATTCGTAAAGTTATGGAGGGAGGAAAATCTGATTCTAAAGGTATTGCAATTGAACATGAGAATTGTTTGGTCTATCTTAAAAATTCTAGTACAGAGCTAAACAAGAAGCCTGTTCAAAGACAAGAACACTATAATAAAAAAGATGAGTATTTTGAGGAAAGAGGATACTATTATCTCAAACCGCTAGAAAATGGAGGTCTTGGCTATATAGAATCTTTGGATTATGCGATAGAAGGTCCCGATTTAGTTAGTATTTTTCCTGGTGGCCAGGAAGGAAATAATGGATATCGTTGGGTTTGGGGTAGAGATAAATTTTTAAAAGCCCTTAGTCTGGGAATGATTGAGTTCACAAGATCTCAAAAAGATAAAAGTAAATATAAAGTTTACTACAAAATATATGAAAAAATTGATACCGACGGTAATTATTCGGAAAAAAGATTGCCATTTGGGACATTGTATTTAGATGGCTATACTAATAGACAGGCTGTACTTGAGGTTAAAAAATTATTCGATGATCAACGTGTGTTTGATTATCCTAAACCAACTTCATTTGTGAAAGAAACGATAAAATTAGGATTAAAAAGTGAGGGAATAATTCTCGACTTCTTCGCTGGCTCCGCCACCACGGCTGATGCAGTTATGCAGTTGAACGCTGAAGACGGTGGTAACCGCAAGTACATTCTCTGTACGCTAGATGAGCAGGTGGCAGACAAATCAGCTGCCAAGGAGGCTGGCTATGAAACCATTGACCAGATTTCCCGTGAGCGGATTCGTCGGGCTGCTAAAAAGATTCAGGAAGAACATCCTGAAACAGTCGGCAAGCAAGACTTTGGTTTTAGAGCTTATAAGCTGGATACTTCAAACTTCAAGGATGTCAGCCAAACACCAGACAGCTTTAGCCAAGAAAGCCTATTTGACAGTGTTTCCAACATCAAAGACGGTCGTACAGACCTTGACCTCCTCTTCCAGATTATGCTGACCTGGGGCATGGAATTATCTCTTCCAATCGCTAAAACTCAAATTGACGGCATAGACATTTACAATGTGGCAGGTGGTGCCTTGATAGCCTGCTTTGCAGATGAGATTTCAGAAAGCGTCCTCCGCCAAATCGCCAAAGAAGAGCCGCTTCGTGCGGTCTTCAAGGATGAATCTTTTGCCAACTCCGCAGCCAAAATCAACCTAGGTCAAATCTTCAAAGAAGAAGCCCCAAATACCAAAGTGAAGGTGGTGTAG
- a CDS encoding GNAT family N-acetyltransferase — protein MIKKTAKWERDGFVLQSFQTGFAEKYFKDCFSMPSAEIYRLTGSSGTYTKDDVINFYNRIVADPDRFDFILIAPDGTFIGESVINELDRENNSANFRIVIFDEDYLDRGLGSWAVEKTRDFAFEQVGLHRLELEVFSFNPRAKRAYEKAGFRLEGIKRDSHKTADGYADTLIMSILEKEWKVLKKPAD, from the coding sequence ATGATCAAAAAAACTGCCAAATGGGAAAGGGACGGTTTTGTCCTACAGTCCTTTCAAACGGGCTTTGCCGAGAAATACTTTAAAGACTGCTTTTCCATGCCTTCTGCAGAAATCTACCGTTTGACAGGGAGCTCGGGAACTTACACTAAAGATGACGTTATCAACTTCTACAATCGGATTGTGGCTGACCCTGATCGGTTTGATTTTATCTTGATTGCACCTGACGGAACCTTTATCGGTGAGTCGGTCATCAATGAACTAGATAGGGAGAATAACTCCGCTAACTTTCGGATTGTTATCTTTGACGAGGACTATTTGGACCGTGGTTTGGGCTCTTGGGCAGTCGAGAAAACCAGAGATTTCGCTTTTGAGCAGGTTGGCTTACATCGCTTGGAATTGGAAGTTTTTTCCTTCAACCCGCGTGCCAAGCGTGCCTATGAAAAAGCAGGTTTTCGTTTAGAAGGTATCAAGCGTGACAGCCATAAGACAGCAGACGGTTATGCCGATACCCTCATTATGTCCATTCTAGAAAAGGAATGGAAAGTACTCAAAAAACCAGCCGACTAG
- the metG gene encoding methionine--tRNA ligase: MTKTPFYITTPIYYPSGKLHIGSAYTTIACDVLARYKRLMGHEVFYLTGLDEHGQKIEEKAKEAGLTPQAYVDGMAVGVKELWNLLDISYDKFIRTTDDYHEEVVAAVFEKLLAQDDIYLGEYSGWYSVSDEEFFTESQLEEVFRDENGKVTGGIAPSGHEVAWVSEESYFLRLSKYQDKLVEFFKAHPDFIQPDGRLNEIMKNFIEPGLEDLAVSRTSFTWGVPVPSNPKHVVYVWIDALLNYATALGYGQEETANYDTFWNGTVYHMVGKDILRFHSIYWPIMLMMLDMKLPDRLVAHGWFVMKDGKMSKSKGNVVYPEMLVERFGLDPLRYYLMRSLPVGSDGTFTPEDYVGRINYELANDLGNLLNRTVAMINKYFGGQVPTFVANMTDFDADLAAVVAENLASYHKYMEAVDYPRALEAVWNIISRTNKYIDETAPWVLAKEEADRDKLAAVMAHLTAGLRVVAHLIQPFMMTTSNAIMEQLGLGTAFDLENLDFAGLPAGLTVVAKGMPIFPRLDMEEEITYIQAQMGGSSAISQEEEKEWNPADVELKNEKAAIKFEDFDKVEIRVAEVKEVAKVEGSDKLLKFRLDAGDGQDRQILSGIAKYYPNEQELVGKKVQIVANLKARKMMGLLSQGMILSAEHDGNLTLLTVDPSVPNGSQIG; the protein is encoded by the coding sequence ATGACAAAAACACCATTTTATATCACCACGCCGATTTATTATCCGTCTGGAAAACTTCACATCGGATCGGCCTATACGACCATTGCCTGTGACGTACTGGCTCGCTACAAGCGTCTGATGGGCCACGAGGTCTTCTATCTGACAGGGCTTGATGAGCACGGGCAAAAGATTGAGGAGAAGGCAAAAGAGGCTGGTCTGACACCACAAGCCTACGTTGACGGCATGGCGGTTGGCGTTAAAGAGCTCTGGAACTTGCTCGACATCTCTTACGACAAATTTATCCGCACGACTGATGATTACCACGAGGAAGTGGTGGCGGCTGTTTTTGAAAAATTGCTGGCGCAGGACGACATTTACTTGGGAGAGTATTCTGGTTGGTACTCCGTATCAGACGAGGAATTTTTCACCGAGAGCCAATTAGAAGAGGTCTTCCGAGATGAAAACGGCAAGGTAACAGGCGGTATCGCTCCGAGCGGCCACGAAGTAGCCTGGGTTTCAGAAGAATCCTACTTCCTCCGCCTCAGCAAGTATCAGGATAAATTGGTCGAGTTTTTCAAGGCCCACCCAGACTTTATCCAGCCAGACGGCCGCCTCAATGAAATCATGAAAAACTTCATCGAGCCAGGCTTGGAAGATTTGGCAGTATCCCGTACATCATTTACTTGGGGAGTACCTGTGCCGTCCAATCCAAAGCACGTTGTCTATGTTTGGATTGATGCCCTGCTCAACTATGCGACAGCCTTGGGCTATGGTCAGGAAGAAACAGCCAACTACGACACCTTCTGGAATGGAACAGTTTACCACATGGTTGGCAAGGACATTCTTCGTTTCCACTCCATTTACTGGCCAATCATGCTCATGATGTTGGATATGAAGTTGCCAGACCGCTTGGTTGCTCATGGCTGGTTTGTCATGAAAGACGGCAAGATGTCTAAGTCTAAGGGCAATGTGGTCTATCCAGAAATGCTAGTCGAGCGTTTCGGCTTGGATCCACTTCGTTACTACCTCATGCGTAGTCTGCCAGTTGGTTCTGACGGCACCTTTACGCCAGAAGACTATGTTGGTCGTATTAACTACGAACTGGCCAACGACCTTGGAAACTTGCTCAACCGAACGGTTGCTATGATTAACAAGTATTTCGGTGGTCAGGTGCCAACTTTTGTTGCAAATATGACGGATTTTGATGCGGACTTGGCGGCAGTAGTGGCTGAAAATTTGGCAAGCTACCACAAGTATATGGAAGCAGTTGACTATCCACGCGCTTTGGAAGCTGTTTGGAATATCATCTCCCGTACCAACAAGTACATCGATGAAACAGCTCCGTGGGTCTTGGCAAAAGAAGAAGCTGACCGTGACAAGTTGGCAGCGGTGATGGCTCACTTGACAGCAGGTCTTCGTGTGGTGGCACACCTCATTCAGCCATTCATGATGACGACGTCTAATGCTATTATGGAACAGCTTGGTTTGGGAACAGCATTTGACCTTGAAAACCTTGACTTTGCTGGTCTTCCAGCTGGTTTGACAGTGGTCGCAAAAGGCATGCCTATCTTCCCACGTCTGGATATGGAAGAGGAAATCACCTATATCCAAGCTCAAATGGGTGGTAGCTCTGCTATTTCCCAAGAGGAAGAAAAAGAATGGAACCCAGCTGACGTGGAACTCAAAAACGAGAAAGCTGCAATCAAGTTTGAGGACTTCGACAAGGTAGAAATCCGTGTGGCCGAAGTCAAGGAAGTAGCCAAAGTGGAGGGCTCTGACAAGTTGCTCAAGTTCCGTCTGGACGCTGGTGATGGACAAGACCGCCAAATCCTGTCTGGTATCGCCAAGTACTATCCAAATGAGCAAGAGTTGGTCGGCAAGAAAGTCCAAATCGTTGCCAACCTCAAGGCACGTAAGATGATGGGCTTGCTCAGCCAGGGTATGATCCTCTCAGCCGAACACGACGGCAATTTGACACTTTTAACAGTAGATCCATCTGTGCCAAACGGCAGTCAGATTGGGTAA
- a CDS encoding putative holin-like toxin, whose product MVQTLLSFGGFTIALIGLCYKIFKDDKK is encoded by the coding sequence GTGGTACAAACTTTATTGAGTTTTGGTGGTTTCACCATCGCCTTGATAGGCTTGTGCTATAAAATCTTCAAAGATGACAAAAAATAA
- a CDS encoding DUF1361 domain-containing protein: MFTKKNVFIHIFFLIIAAGLKRYGVTAPDLTWNMFLALVALDFAILTNHTKSNILKIIAGLLWLFFYPNTFYMVTDIVHMHFANTVLWQRESMILFMLYVPSIFYGVMTGVESLRLIFSAFSIKSYWFRLFLIGGLSLLSSFAIHIGRYARLNSWDIFTRPSLVVSEMIEVISWAALPFILGFTFIQIMVLIFSIDE; the protein is encoded by the coding sequence ATGTTTACAAAGAAAAATGTTTTTATCCATATTTTTTTCCTCATCATCGCTGCCGGTCTAAAGCGTTACGGTGTCACTGCACCTGACTTGACTTGGAATATGTTTTTGGCTTTGGTGGCACTTGATTTTGCTATCCTCACCAACCACACAAAATCTAATATCCTCAAAATCATTGCTGGGCTCCTCTGGCTCTTTTTCTACCCCAACACCTTTTACATGGTGACGGACATCGTCCACATGCACTTTGCCAACACAGTCCTCTGGCAACGGGAAAGCATGATTCTTTTCATGCTCTACGTCCCAAGTATTTTCTATGGGGTCATGACTGGCGTGGAAAGCCTGCGGCTGATTTTCTCTGCCTTCTCTATCAAGTCCTACTGGTTCAGGCTGTTTCTGATTGGTGGTCTTTCCCTTCTATCCAGCTTTGCCATTCACATCGGACGCTATGCACGGCTCAATTCCTGGGACATCTTTACCAGACCAAGCTTGGTCGTCAGCGAAATGATTGAAGTTATTTCTTGGGCTGCCCTGCCCTTCATCCTGGGCTTTACCTTTATACAAATCATGGTCCTAATTTTCTCAATCGATGAATAG
- a CDS encoding DUF1361 domain-containing protein — translation MFSPKNLLIHLFFVIICVGMLLNDVQNTGLMWNMLWALLALDFAILVRQNNHTASKLLITPFWLFFYPNTFYILTELVNLQFTSTALWESNSLLLFMLYVPAILFGIMAGVESLEAIFKSYNVKFYGLRLLIIGSLSLFASYAIYIGRYANIRSWDIFTRPLAVLNNMVAAMSWDTFPFIFGFTLIQIMVLVFAVDE, via the coding sequence ATGTTTTCACCTAAAAATCTCTTAATCCATCTATTTTTTGTTATTATTTGTGTCGGAATGCTCTTAAATGACGTTCAAAATACCGGCCTGATGTGGAATATGCTCTGGGCCTTGTTGGCCTTGGACTTTGCTATTTTGGTCCGCCAAAATAATCATACTGCCAGCAAGCTCTTGATCACACCATTTTGGCTCTTCTTCTATCCTAATACCTTCTACATTTTGACCGAACTGGTCAATCTCCAATTTACCAGCACAGCCCTCTGGGAAAGCAACAGCTTGCTCCTCTTTATGCTCTATGTCCCAGCTATTCTCTTTGGAATTATGGCTGGCGTGGAAAGTTTAGAAGCTATTTTCAAAAGCTACAATGTCAAATTCTATGGCTTGCGTTTGCTGATTATTGGTAGTCTATCCCTCTTTGCTAGCTATGCTATTTATATCGGTCGCTATGCCAATATTCGCTCTTGGGATATTTTCACGCGCCCCCTTGCTGTTCTTAATAATATGGTCGCAGCAATGTCTTGGGACACCTTCCCTTTTATCTTTGGCTTCACCCTCATACAAATCATGGTGCTAGTCTTTGCAGTAGATGAATAA